In Chryseobacterium gleum, a single genomic region encodes these proteins:
- a CDS encoding 2TM domain-containing protein → MEKFDENDIHYQQAKKQVEQLTGFYGHLFVYVAVNIIIVFYNISHLEPGESYFQFKNFFTAIFWGIGLLVHALSVFLPKIGAVKKWEEDKIREIIDKKKDH, encoded by the coding sequence ATGGAAAAATTTGATGAAAATGATATTCACTATCAGCAGGCAAAAAAGCAGGTGGAACAACTTACCGGGTTTTATGGACATTTATTCGTTTATGTGGCAGTAAACATCATTATTGTCTTTTATAATATTTCACATCTGGAACCGGGAGAAAGTTATTTTCAGTTTAAGAATTTCTTCACTGCCATTTTTTGGGGGATCGGACTTCTGGTTCATGCACTTTCCGTTTTCTTGCCAAAAATCGGTGCTGTAAAAAAGTGGGAGGAAGATAAAATCCGTGAAATAATTGATAAGAAAAAAGATCATTAA
- a CDS encoding LytR/AlgR family response regulator transcription factor → MIKTVIIEDEKPASRKLERMLGNFPEIEIVAKIESVEEGVAWFSENEHPQLIFSDIVLGDGLSFDIFEKVPTKGFIIYTTAFDQYTLKAFKLNSIDYLLKPILDEDLEGAVEKFKSFIPASDTNASQDIKQLIRKEKSTLSRVLVKIGYNLKIIQTHEISCFFSENKIVYLQTEDRTYPSDFTLDELEDVLDEKKFFRVNRQFIISSDYIKNIHTSPYYKVDLDFQPEDEITVSRDRVKDFKDWLVS, encoded by the coding sequence ATGATCAAAACTGTCATTATAGAAGACGAAAAACCGGCTTCAAGGAAATTAGAAAGAATGCTGGGTAACTTTCCTGAAATTGAAATAGTTGCTAAAATAGAATCAGTAGAAGAAGGAGTTGCCTGGTTTTCTGAAAACGAACATCCCCAGCTGATTTTCTCCGATATTGTTTTAGGAGACGGTCTCTCTTTTGATATCTTTGAAAAGGTACCTACCAAAGGTTTCATCATTTATACGACAGCTTTTGACCAGTACACGCTGAAAGCATTTAAACTGAACAGCATTGATTATCTATTAAAGCCCATCCTTGATGAAGATCTGGAAGGCGCTGTAGAGAAGTTCAAATCATTCATTCCTGCCAGTGATACCAATGCTTCTCAGGATATCAAACAGCTGATCAGGAAGGAAAAATCAACGCTTTCCAGAGTTCTGGTTAAAATAGGTTATAACCTTAAAATTATACAGACTCACGAAATAAGCTGTTTTTTCAGTGAGAACAAAATCGTTTACCTTCAGACAGAAGACCGTACTTATCCATCAGATTTTACACTTGATGAGCTGGAAGACGTCCTGGATGAAAAAAAGTTTTTCCGTGTCAACAGGCAGTTTATTATCAGTTCAGATTATATCAAAAACATTCACACTTCACCTTATTATAAAGTGGATCTGGATTTTCAGCCGGAAGATGAAATTACAGTTAGCAGAGACCGGGTGAAAGACTTTAAGGATTGGCTGGTCAGCTGA
- a CDS encoding 2TM domain-containing protein: MEILPDKETIAYRKATRRVKELKEFYGNLTSYCLVIPFLAVLNILTAPGYLWFLWPALGWGIGLAFHAVNVYGIGKEWEERKIKELMDKEEKPKIKTF; the protein is encoded by the coding sequence ATGGAGATTTTACCTGATAAAGAAACAATTGCTTACAGAAAAGCAACAAGAAGAGTAAAAGAATTGAAAGAGTTTTATGGAAATCTTACTTCTTACTGTCTTGTAATTCCCTTTTTAGCTGTACTGAATATTCTTACCGCTCCCGGATATTTATGGTTTTTATGGCCTGCATTGGGCTGGGGAATCGGACTTGCATTTCATGCCGTTAATGTATATGGAATTGGTAAAGAATGGGAAGAAAGGAAAATAAAAGAACTGATGGATAAAGAAGAAAAGCCAAAAATAAAAACATTTTAA
- a CDS encoding 2TM domain-containing protein, with protein MDYQTAYTRTQNIKKFYRSIFIFAVVAVLIAPDDIFDEKTIRIQLFDRYAILGIWGLILLVKALKLFLFDSEWEREMIEKELRKEKKPIDY; from the coding sequence ATGGATTATCAAACTGCGTACACAAGAACTCAAAACATTAAAAAATTCTACAGAAGTATTTTTATATTTGCGGTAGTTGCTGTCCTTATTGCTCCAGACGATATTTTTGATGAAAAAACGATCAGAATTCAATTATTCGACAGATATGCTATACTTGGAATATGGGGACTTATCCTTCTTGTAAAAGCCTTAAAGCTGTTTCTTTTTGATTCCGAATGGGAAAGGGAAATGATTGAAAAAGAACTCAGAAAAGAGAAAAAGCCGATAGACTATTAA
- a CDS encoding methyltransferase family protein, whose translation MNTLSILFYISMTAWFLTEILYKNMLKSGKEDKKDKDRSTLNILWLAIPFSIMSSVILSYNTRLPIIKDNWILYLGEFFILAGIIFRYIIIRSLGKYFTVDVTIRQDHKIKKEGFYRYLRHPSYAFSLLTSLGLGLYLNNWLSLLFAFVPPFLAFAYRIKIEEQALVEQFGEEYIAYRKSTKKLIPFIY comes from the coding sequence ATGAATACTTTATCCATTCTATTTTATATTTCAATGACAGCCTGGTTTCTTACAGAGATATTGTATAAAAACATGCTGAAATCCGGTAAAGAAGACAAAAAAGATAAGGACAGATCTACTCTTAATATCTTATGGCTGGCCATTCCTTTTTCCATCATGAGTTCAGTAATCCTATCCTATAATACCCGTTTGCCGATCATTAAAGACAACTGGATTCTTTACCTTGGTGAGTTTTTCATTCTTGCCGGGATTATTTTCAGGTACATTATTATCAGGTCTCTGGGAAAATACTTTACAGTAGATGTTACCATCAGACAGGACCATAAAATCAAAAAAGAGGGTTTTTATAGATATCTGAGGCATCCTTCCTATGCTTTTTCCCTGCTAACATCACTTGGACTTGGCTTGTATCTCAATAACTGGCTTTCATTACTCTTTGCTTTTGTGCCTCCTTTTTTAGCTTTTGCCTACAGGATTAAAATTGAAGAACAGGCTCTGGTGGAGCAGTTTGGAGAAGAATATATCGCTTACAGAAAAAGTACTAAAAAGCTGATCCCTTTTATCTATTAA